The genomic window CACCGCAAACCTCTTGATGCCCTGCGTGATTCGCGGGTGGCACTGGAGCGTGGGTGGGGCCCCGACGTGGCGAGCAGTGCACGTCTCGGCGTCGTCGGCTACGTGCTAGTGCTCGTCGGCATCCTGCTGAGCGTGTCGGTCGGTGCGGCGTTGGGCGCGCAGGCGCAGGCGGGGATCGGCCTGCCATACGGCACAGCGATCGGCAGCTGGCTCGGACTGTCCGTCTTCACCACCGGACTGATCTTCTTCTCGGCCGCGACGGCGGTGTATCAGACCGCGCTCTACCGCTACTCGGTCGACGGACGCACGCCGCCCGCGTTCGCCGCGGATCTGACCCGCTCGTTCCAGCCCTGAGCGGAGTCGGACGAACTCGAAGCCATTCCGGCTCGGAGTTCCAGGCCGAACCGTGCGCCCACAGAGTCGAACCCGTCGACGGGACCGGTGCGGGGCGAGCCGACCGGTGGCGCGTGGCCCGGGAAACAGCAACGGCTCGCGCGACGCCACGGAAGGCGGACGCGCGAGCCGTGCACTGACTCAGCGGTTGTTGAACTTCGCCGGACGCTTCTCGACGAAGGCGGTCATGCCTTCCTTCTGGTCCTCGATCGCGAACAGCGAGTGGAACACGCGGCGCTCGAAACGCAAACCCTCGGCGAGGGTGGTCTCGAAGGAGCGGTTCACCGACTCCTTCGCGATCATGGCGACCGGCAGCGACATGCCCGCGATGGTCTCGGCCACCTCGAGCGCGGTGTCGAGCAGCTCGGCGGCGGGCACGATGCGCGAGACGAGTCCGGCGCGCTCGGCCTCCTCGACGTCCATGTTGCGGCCGGTCAGCACCAGATCCATGGCCTTGGCCTTGCCGATCGCCCTGGTCAGGCGCTGCGAGCCGCCGATGCCGGGGATGACGCCGAGCTTGATCTCCGGCTGCCCGAACTTGGCTGTATCGGCGGCGATCAAGATGTCGCAGATCATCGCCAGCTCACAGCCGCCGCCGAGCGCGTAACCGGCGACCGCCGCGATGGTGGGCTTGCGGAAGTTCGCCAGCCGGTCCCACCGGGCGAAGAAATCGTCCATGAACATGTCCATGTACGACTTGGGCTGCATCTCCTTGATGTCGGCGCCCGCCGCGAAGGCCCGCTCCGAGCCGGTGATGACCACGGCGCCGATCTCGTCGTCGTGCTCGAGCTCGTCCAGCGCGGCGATCACGTCATCGAGGACCTGCGCGTTCAGCGCGTTGAGCGCCTTCGGACGGTTCAGCGTGATCCAGCCGACCCGGCCCTTGCGCTCCAGCAGAATCGTCTCGAAGTCGCTCACTCGGTCACCTCTTGCTCGGATCGGTTACGGATATCGGTGACGATAGCCGAGAAGTCCTTGCCCGCGTCCGTCTGGTTGAACCGGGTGTAGATCTCCGCGGCGAGCGCGCCGAGCTGCCCGTCGATGCCGTTGGCGCGCAAGGCGTTCGCGGCGAGGCCGAGGTCCTTCGTCATCAGCGCGGTGGCGAATCCCGGCTGGTAGTCGTTGTTCGCCGGGCTGGTCGGGACCGGGCCGGGCACCGGGCAGTAGCTGGTCAGCGCCCAGCTCTGGCCCGAGGCGGTGGAGACCACGTCGAAGAACGACTGGTGACTCAGGCCCAGTTTCTCGCCGAGCACCAGCGCCTCGGACAGGCCGATCATCGAGATACCGAGCAGCATGTTGTTGCAGATCTTGGCGGCCTGGCCGACGCCCGCGTCGCCGCAGTGCACCACCTTGCCGCCCATCACCTCCAGCACCGGGAGCGCGTCGGCGAAATCGGCCGCCGCGCCGCCGACCATGAAGGTCAGGGTGCCCGCCGCCGCGCCCGCGACACCGCCGGAGACGGGTGCGTCGAGCGCGCGGTGCCCGGCCGCGACGGTCCGCGCCGCGGCCTCCTTGGCATCGGCCACGTCGATGGTGGAGCAGTCGATGAACAGGGTGCCCGGGTTCGCGGCGGGCAGCAGGTCGGCGTAGACGTCGAGCACCAGCTTGCCGTTGGGCAGCATGGTGATCACCACGTCGCGGTCCGTCGCGGCCGCGACGGCCGTCTCGACGACGGTCGCGCCGTCCTTGCGTGCCTGCTCCTGCGCCGCCGGCACCGGGTCGAACGCGAGCACGTCGTAACCCGCGCGGACCAGATTGGCCGCCATGGGCGCGCCCATGTGGCCGAGGCCGAGGAAACCGATCTGCCCACCCGTCGCCCGGCCACCGCCCCTCATCGAATCGCTGTGCGATGCTGTGTTCACTGCTCCGCCTCCGCTGTCGCCAAACCCAGTTCCTTGTCGCCCAATTCGGCGAAGTACGCCGCCACCTGCGCGTCGGTGACCTCGGCGAGGGTCGCCGGTCGCCACTGCGGGTTGCGGTCCTTGTCGACGACCTGCGCGCGAATGCCCTCGACCAGGTCGTGCGACCCGAGCGAGGCGATGGAGACGCGGTACTCCTCGTTCAGCACCGCCTCCAGGCTCGGCAGCTCGCGCGCCGCGCGCAACGAGCGCAGCGTGACCTTCAGCGCGACAGGCGATTTGGCGAGCAGGTCGGAAGCCGCCTTGCTCGCCTCCGGCGCGTCGTGAGCTTGCAGCCGCGCCACGATCTCCTCGACGGTGTCCGCGCTGTAGCAGGCGTCGATCCAGTCCCGCTGCCCCAGGAGTTCGGATTCCGGTGCGGGCTTGGCGAACTCGGCGATGGCGGCGTCGGCGGTCGCGGTGCGCAGCGCGTCGAGCAGCGCCGGGATGTCGTCGGAAGGCACGTAGTAGTCGGCGAATCCGGCCGCGATGGCGTCACCCGCGCTCATCCGCGCGGTGGTCAGCGCGACGTGCGTGCCGATCTCGCCCGGTGTGCGCGCGAGCAGGTAGGTGCCACCGACATCGGGGACGAAGCCGATGCCGACCTCGGGCATGCCGACCTTGGACCGCTCGGTGACGATGCGGTGGCTGCCGTGACCGGAAAGGCCTACCCCGCCGCCCATCACGATACCGTCCATCACCACCACGTAGGGCTTCGAGTAGCGACCGATCAGCGCGTTGAGGATGTACTCGTCGCGCCAGAACACGCCGGTCGGCGAATCAGCGCCCGCCGCACCGGTTTTCGCATCGGCATGGATCGCGACGATGTCGCCGCCCGCGCACAGCCCGCGCTCACCCGCGCCGGTCACCACGACGGTGCGGACCTCGTCGTCCTCGGCCCACGCTCGCAGGGCATCCGTGATGGCAAGCGCCATCGGGTGATTCAGCGCGTTGATGGCCTTGGGCCGGTTCAGCGTGATCAGCCCCAGGCCGTCGCGCTTCTCGATGAGTACGTCACTCATGCTGCTCCTATGACCGAGCGGGCT from Nocardia bhagyanarayanae includes these protein-coding regions:
- a CDS encoding enoyl-CoA hydratase, yielding MSDFETILLERKGRVGWITLNRPKALNALNAQVLDDVIAALDELEHDDEIGAVVITGSERAFAAGADIKEMQPKSYMDMFMDDFFARWDRLANFRKPTIAAVAGYALGGGCELAMICDILIAADTAKFGQPEIKLGVIPGIGGSQRLTRAIGKAKAMDLVLTGRNMDVEEAERAGLVSRIVPAAELLDTALEVAETIAGMSLPVAMIAKESVNRSFETTLAEGLRFERRVFHSLFAIEDQKEGMTAFVEKRPAKFNNR
- the mmsB gene encoding 3-hydroxyisobutyrate dehydrogenase; this encodes MRGGGRATGGQIGFLGLGHMGAPMAANLVRAGYDVLAFDPVPAAQEQARKDGATVVETAVAAATDRDVVITMLPNGKLVLDVYADLLPAANPGTLFIDCSTIDVADAKEAAARTVAAGHRALDAPVSGGVAGAAAGTLTFMVGGAAADFADALPVLEVMGGKVVHCGDAGVGQAAKICNNMLLGISMIGLSEALVLGEKLGLSHQSFFDVVSTASGQSWALTSYCPVPGPVPTSPANNDYQPGFATALMTKDLGLAANALRANGIDGQLGALAAEIYTRFNQTDAGKDFSAIVTDIRNRSEQEVTE
- a CDS encoding enoyl-CoA hydratase/isomerase family protein, with product MSDVLIEKRDGLGLITLNRPKAINALNHPMALAITDALRAWAEDDEVRTVVVTGAGERGLCAGGDIVAIHADAKTGAAGADSPTGVFWRDEYILNALIGRYSKPYVVVMDGIVMGGGVGLSGHGSHRIVTERSKVGMPEVGIGFVPDVGGTYLLARTPGEIGTHVALTTARMSAGDAIAAGFADYYVPSDDIPALLDALRTATADAAIAEFAKPAPESELLGQRDWIDACYSADTVEEIVARLQAHDAPEASKAASDLLAKSPVALKVTLRSLRAARELPSLEAVLNEEYRVSIASLGSHDLVEGIRAQVVDKDRNPQWRPATLAEVTDAQVAAYFAELGDKELGLATAEAEQ